The genomic window ACCTCGCCGTCGTCGTGGAGCGCGGCCACCGTCAGCAGGCGGTCGCCGCGGCGGGCGGCGAGTTCGGCCGTCTCGTGGACGCCGGCCGGGTCCCAGCGCGGCTCGCCGAGGGTCCCGGTGGCCTCCGGCGGGGCCGGCAGGGCTCGCAGGGCGCTGACGAAGGCGTCGGTGAGGGCGTCGGGGACGGCGCCCTCCCACGCGGTCAGGCGGTAGCCGGGGTGCGGGACCTCGGGGAGCTTGCCGACCTGCCCGGGGATCTCGTCGAGCGCGAGCCGCTGCCAGGTCAGCCGCGTCACGGGGAGGAAGTCGCGGGTCGCGAGGAAGCCCTCGCCGGGGGTGCCGGAGACGGCCTCGGCGGCCAGGCTGCCGCAGCCCGCGTCGGTGGCGGCCTCGGTGACGGTGGCGAGCAGCCGGGAGCCGGTGCCGAGCCTGCGGTGGGCCGGGTGGACGGTCAGCTGGATCTCGGCGGGGCCGCCGGCCGGCTCGCCGTCCGGGGCGTCGGGCAGCCGCAGGGCCGCGGTGGCCACCGGGTCGTCGCCGGAGCCGCGCAGCAGCCACAGCACCAGCCGCCGGCGGCTGCCGGTGGCGGTCAGCCCCGCCCGCACCGCGGCCTGCGAAGGCACCGGCTCTCCCGGCCGGTCGTGCGCGAGCGCGGCGGACTGCACCCGGTACCAGGCGCGGAGATCCTCGGCGGTGGGGTCCGTCAGAGGGCTGGGGTTGGCAGGCATCCGGGGGAACTTAACCGGTGCATGTAGGCGCCCGCAATCCCTTTCGAGCCAGTAGCTTTGGCCGACTCCCGGGTTTCACTCGCTCCTTGAGCGCCTTGGGCACCAACGGCAGCCGCCGTCACGGGAGTTGGCCGGAGCCACACCCGTGACGGCGGTAACGCGCCGGAAACCTGCCCGACGCGTGCGCGGCCGGCCGGCGGCGCTCAGAGCCCGTAGCGCTCCGCGGCCTCCTTCACCGTGGCCGTCTCGACCTCGCCGCGCCGGGCGAGTGCCGCGAGTGCCTGGACGGCCAGCGACTGCGGGTCCACCCCGAAGTGCCTGCGGGCCGCGTCGCGGGTGTCGGACAGGCCGAACCCGTCGGTGCCGACCGACGTCCAGTCCTGCTCCACCCAGGGCGCTATCTGGTCGGGGACGGCCCGCATCCAGTCGCTGACGGCGACCACGGGACCGGGCGCGCCTTCCAGCGCGCGGGTCACGTACGGCGTGCGCTCCTCGCCGCGCAGCCGGGCCGCGTCGCAGTCCAGCGCCTCGCGCCGCAGCTCGGTCCAGGACGGCGCGGACCACACGTCGGCGGCCACGCCCCAGTCCTCGGCGAGCAGCCGCTGGGCGTCCAGCGCCCAGTGGATGGCGGTGCCTGAGGCCAGCAGCTGCAGCCGCGGGGCGCCGGGCGCCGGGTCGGCGGCGGCCTGGTAGCGGTAGAGGCCCCTGAGGATGCCCTCCTCGACGCCGGCCGGCATCGCGGGCTGCACCTTGGGCTCGTTGTAGACGGTCAGGTAGTAGAAGACGTCCTCGGCGTCCGGCCCGTACATCCGCCGCAGGCC from Streptomyces sp. NBC_01198 includes these protein-coding regions:
- a CDS encoding GNAT family N-acetyltransferase produces the protein MPANPSPLTDPTAEDLRAWYRVQSAALAHDRPGEPVPSQAAVRAGLTATGSRRRLVLWLLRGSGDDPVATAALRLPDAPDGEPAGGPAEIQLTVHPAHRRLGTGSRLLATVTEAATDAGCGSLAAEAVSGTPGEGFLATRDFLPVTRLTWQRLALDEIPGQVGKLPEVPHPGYRLTAWEGAVPDALTDAFVSALRALPAPPEATGTLGEPRWDPAGVHETAELAARRGDRLLTVAALHDDGEVVGYTTVLLPGDGARRAHQYDTAVVPAHRGHGLGLWMTSEMLRRLPAAQPDLAEIHTGVPDDNRQLLAVNTALGYRPLHRSVRYRLRLRRR